The proteins below are encoded in one region of Natranaerovirga hydrolytica:
- a CDS encoding TetR/AcrR family transcriptional regulator C-terminal domain-containing protein translates to MNRKSFYYHFKDKYDLVNWIYYTDFVANVEQDLNTNTWDVLEKLCFYFYENRSFYYTILKIETHNPFNDYFIKAIEPLIMTSFADTFSNNDHKDFFNTYFVEALRSTIKYWVLYDSKIPPKDFINLLKSMMTEIAYKIVGI, encoded by the coding sequence ATGAATCGAAAAAGTTTCTATTATCATTTTAAAGACAAGTACGATTTGGTAAATTGGATTTATTATACTGATTTCGTTGCTAACGTTGAACAAGATTTAAATACGAATACTTGGGATGTATTAGAGAAATTGTGTTTTTATTTTTATGAGAATAGAAGTTTTTATTATACTATCTTAAAAATAGAGACACATAATCCATTTAATGATTACTTTATAAAAGCTATTGAACCTTTAATAATGACATCATTCGCAGATACTTTCTCTAATAATGATCATAAAGATTTTTTCAACACTTATTTTGTAGAAGCCCTTCGATCGACTATAAAATATTGGGTTTTATACGATTCTAAAATCCCACCTAAAGATTTTATAAATTTGTTAAAGTCTATGATGACTGAAATTGCTTATAAAATTGTTGGAATTTAG
- a CDS encoding M23 family metallopeptidase, whose amino-acid sequence MNKEKIQSFVKGKQFYYVLLAAFATLFVISSIVLSNTNKEEANKEMDLVDLNTPIEEESERLIEPISLEIEDEHNDEDEETETETEEETVEENIVENNDDILEKENDDVAEKNDTIIENEEEVVTTVAQSSEAIETKVDSQPIVTFNPESGMDWPIQGELLMPYSMEETIYFETLDQYKYNPAMTIKAMIGTEVKAAATGEVIEIAHKKDVGTTVTLKHNEEYKTVYGQLTDIQYNEGDIIEAGEIIGTVQTPTIFYVKEGSHLYFQVLKEDKPINPISLLN is encoded by the coding sequence GCTGCTTTTGCAACACTGTTCGTCATTTCTAGTATTGTGCTTTCCAATACCAATAAAGAGGAAGCCAATAAAGAAATGGATTTAGTGGATCTTAATACGCCAATAGAAGAAGAAAGTGAAAGGTTAATAGAACCTATTTCTTTAGAAATTGAAGATGAACATAATGACGAAGATGAAGAAACAGAAACAGAAACAGAAGAAGAAACAGTTGAAGAAAACATAGTAGAAAATAATGATGACATTTTAGAAAAGGAAAACGATGATGTTGCAGAAAAAAATGATACCATTATTGAAAATGAAGAAGAAGTTGTAACAACTGTAGCCCAAAGTTCTGAAGCCATAGAGACAAAAGTAGATTCCCAACCTATAGTAACCTTTAACCCAGAAAGTGGGATGGATTGGCCTATTCAAGGTGAACTCTTAATGCCTTATAGTATGGAGGAGACCATTTACTTTGAAACATTAGATCAGTATAAATACAATCCAGCAATGACCATAAAAGCTATGATTGGTACAGAGGTAAAGGCAGCAGCAACAGGCGAAGTAATAGAGATAGCTCACAAAAAAGATGTTGGCACAACAGTGACGCTAAAACATAATGAAGAATATAAAACAGTTTATGGACAGTTAACGGATATCCAGTACAATGAAGGGGATATTATTGAAGCTGGAGAAATCATTGGAACTGTTCAGACACCAACAATATTTTATGTTAAGGAAGGCAGTCACTTATATTTTCAAGTGCTAAAAGAAGATAAACCTATTAATCCAATTTCATTATTAAATTAA